From the genome of Candidatus Komeilibacteria bacterium CG_4_10_14_0_2_um_filter_37_10, one region includes:
- a CDS encoding cell shape determination protein CcmA has protein sequence MFKDDNPAKDIKVADTIIGSSVKVEGDFISDHDIIIDGQVIGNIKTKNNLKIGISAVVKAEITAKNAYISGSVTGNINIMEKLYLTEKSVIKGNVKATVLTIEQGAKFNGQCQMVDLNAPVVEEKKK, from the coding sequence ATGTTTAAAGACGATAACCCAGCCAAAGATATTAAAGTTGCTGATACGATTATTGGCTCATCGGTGAAAGTTGAAGGTGATTTTATTAGTGATCACGACATTATTATTGATGGTCAGGTAATTGGCAACATAAAAACCAAAAATAATCTAAAAATAGGTATCTCGGCTGTTGTTAAAGCGGAAATAACCGCTAAAAACGCCTATATTTCTGGCTCAGTTACTGGCAACATTAATATTATGGAGAAGCTTTACTTAACAGAAAAGTCGGTAATAAAAGGTAACGTCAAAGCCACTGTTTTAACTATCGAACAAGGTGCTAAATTTAATGGTCAGTGCCAAATGGTTGATCTTAATGCGCCGGTGGTTGAAGAAAAGAAAAAATAA